The window ATGAGCGCGTCGTTGCGCCCGTTGCCGAAGGCGGCGCAGGTGGCTGCACCGCGTTCTTCCAGAACATGGAGCTTTGCAATGTCTTCCGTTTCGCCTGTGGCAGGGCTTGAGGCCTTGATGACCGTCACCTGCACGGGGAGCCCTGCCGTTTTGCCGGCGACGGTTCCGTGGGTGTCGGCGGTGAGCACGATGATCTGCATGTGCCTGCCGAGTTGCTCAAGCCGTTCGGCCACCCCTGCAAGCAGGTCCCCGTCTTTTGCCAGCGTACCGTTGTAGTCCAGAATGAGGGTGGAAAGAACGAGCGGCTCTTTCCCCGGAAGTTCTATACGCAGCATGCGGCGTCCTCCAGCATGAGTTCCAGCGTTTCGATGTCGGGCAGCCCGACCTGTCTGTCCCCGACCGTTCTGTCCCATTGATGCCGGATGCGCCCGTTGCCCATGAGCACCAGCCTGTCTGCCAGCCGGAGGGCTTGCCCCAGACTGTGCGAAACCATGA is drawn from Desulfovibrio mangrovi and contains these coding sequences:
- a CDS encoding HAD family hydrolase: MLRIELPGKEPLVLSTLILDYNGTLAKDGDLLAGVAERLEQLGRHMQIIVLTADTHGTVAGKTAGLPVQVTVIKASSPATGETEDIAKLHVLEERGAATCAAFGNGRNDALMLEHAALSVAVLGDEGLSTTALGAAQVMVKDIRDGLDLLLHTDRLRATLRF